One genomic window of Bradyrhizobium sp. B124 includes the following:
- a CDS encoding HAMP domain-containing sensor histidine kinase → MILQWQRLKRVHRSIAVLSATLIGAVTTIMLLCAAALLIRFGGDDDGTWAAADVADALKEAVIRNETGQLALKRTSRLDEITRNFPTFWYVVSDKSGEVSYGPIPKWRPQKTQTSRDGTSFLAYAFDGETTNLKKMSAVRNTPVGEVWIETGGVAYTAAQLTTGMLTDATIVALPIILVLAATAFTAMVFVPTLIARPVRAVAAAAEMIDGVSDGRRLPEQDAPAELLPLVAAFNRALSRIDVASKSQRNFLSNAAHELRTPLTNARTILEQVEDAPLRARLIAENQKLSSIVTMLLQLARISAEPAELIEMDLAALARRVAAEHVPMALKNGSDVEFTEPRHPVWVRGSEAAIAVALSNLIRNAVTHGSAGGSVLIEVGAPARLSVIDYGSGLQLGQPELLLEPFKRGNTRTEGTGLGLSIVSQVMTTHGGTVSLCETPGGGTTVELNFPVAGCRQADLPSGRKAVQAMTEVRPDGISAA, encoded by the coding sequence ATGATTTTGCAATGGCAAAGGCTCAAGCGTGTCCATCGCTCGATCGCGGTGCTGTCCGCGACGCTGATCGGCGCCGTAACGACCATCATGCTGCTCTGCGCAGCAGCCTTGCTGATCCGATTTGGCGGCGACGATGACGGCACCTGGGCCGCCGCCGACGTCGCCGATGCATTGAAGGAAGCCGTCATCCGCAACGAGACCGGGCAACTGGCTCTCAAACGGACCTCGAGGCTGGACGAGATCACCCGCAATTTCCCGACATTCTGGTATGTCGTGTCCGACAAGAGTGGAGAGGTCAGCTACGGCCCAATCCCGAAGTGGCGTCCACAAAAGACCCAGACATCGCGTGACGGGACGAGTTTCCTCGCCTACGCGTTTGACGGCGAAACCACCAATCTGAAGAAGATGTCGGCGGTCAGAAATACGCCTGTGGGCGAGGTGTGGATTGAGACCGGCGGCGTGGCCTATACGGCCGCGCAACTGACGACCGGAATGCTCACCGATGCGACGATTGTCGCGCTCCCCATTATCCTGGTCCTGGCGGCGACGGCGTTTACCGCGATGGTCTTCGTGCCGACGCTGATCGCGCGCCCCGTCCGGGCCGTCGCAGCGGCCGCCGAGATGATCGACGGGGTTTCAGATGGCCGACGACTGCCGGAACAAGATGCACCAGCCGAGCTCTTGCCTCTCGTCGCGGCTTTCAATCGCGCGCTATCGCGAATAGACGTCGCGTCGAAATCGCAACGAAATTTCCTGTCGAATGCAGCACACGAACTTCGTACGCCCCTGACCAATGCGCGCACCATACTCGAGCAGGTCGAGGATGCCCCGTTGCGTGCCAGGCTGATAGCCGAGAACCAGAAGCTGTCGTCGATCGTCACCATGCTGCTCCAGCTCGCGCGTATCTCCGCCGAACCTGCCGAACTGATCGAGATGGATCTTGCGGCGCTGGCGCGCAGGGTTGCGGCCGAACACGTGCCGATGGCGTTGAAGAACGGAAGCGATGTCGAGTTCACCGAACCTCGTCACCCGGTCTGGGTGCGTGGCTCGGAAGCCGCGATCGCCGTCGCGCTCTCGAACCTGATCCGAAACGCCGTAACGCATGGCAGCGCAGGTGGCTCCGTCCTCATCGAGGTCGGAGCACCAGCGCGGTTGAGCGTTATTGACTACGGATCGGGACTCCAACTCGGTCAGCCCGAGCTGCTGCTTGAGCCGTTCAAGCGCGGCAACACCCGCACGGAAGGAACAGGGCTGGGGCTTTCGATCGTCTCCCAGGTGATGACCACCCACGGCGGCACCGTTTCCCTCTGCGAGACCCCTGGAGGCGGCACCACGGTCGAACTGAACTTTCCGGTCGCTGGCTGCCGGCAAGCCGACCTGCCTTCAGGCAGAAAAGCCGTCCAAGCCATGACCGAGGTCCGGCCGGACGGCATCTCCGCAGCCTGA
- a CDS encoding glycosyltransferase family 39 protein, with protein sequence MPVDFAFSAMAKRSDRSPASWRRPFNRWLEGVESGWSVPLLLACFVGIWTVYLSVAYHGAGLHPDVLETWTYGRHFAWGYPKHPPLMGWTTGAWTSVFPLTDWSLQLMAMTNAALALWFVDLIARRFGTGHKRLIVLLLLMLTPAYQFHAQRFNANAVLLAVWPLATYCFLRAFETRAPLWAIAAGVTASLAMLGKYYSIFLIASFALSAIIHPSRRAYFTSSSPWISAAVGLIVLSPHLHWLATTGAEPVHYAATHVGADFPHSLRDAVNFLLGLAAATSVSAVTWAMIAGYRIKRLPRDLAAADPNLKLIGHVAIGTIALPFITSIFLGTDLPSLWALQGLFLLAVPVVCSTRYRIERFYTVNAALLVAGIAIVAAVLAAPAHALYRNSYGYEEGRNVYHQAADKLTRLWHEQMGTPLSIVGGNDSLGVAVAFYSSDHPYYGDPYAYQYSLALPREVTPVRGWAALCFDDQDDCLEWTGRMAAHAGSYVKREFSVQSSLFGIPGIRRNLVAFLVAPLREPDDAPSSLVNDAGQGGGRVSPQADPPLRAEPDVALPENQPPGNAPQTNDPGANMLVDQRAARLFVVLR encoded by the coding sequence ATGCCGGTCGATTTTGCGTTCTCAGCGATGGCCAAGCGGTCAGATCGCAGCCCGGCGTCATGGCGCCGTCCGTTCAATCGATGGCTGGAAGGAGTCGAGTCAGGGTGGTCGGTGCCGCTGCTGCTCGCCTGCTTCGTCGGCATCTGGACGGTGTATCTGTCGGTGGCCTATCACGGCGCCGGCCTGCATCCGGACGTGCTGGAGACCTGGACGTATGGCAGGCATTTCGCATGGGGTTATCCCAAGCATCCGCCGTTGATGGGGTGGACGACCGGTGCGTGGACCTCGGTCTTTCCGCTGACCGATTGGTCGCTGCAGCTGATGGCGATGACAAATGCGGCGTTGGCCTTGTGGTTCGTTGACCTCATTGCAAGAAGGTTCGGGACCGGGCACAAGCGCCTGATCGTGCTGCTCCTGCTGATGCTGACCCCGGCATACCAATTTCATGCGCAGCGCTTCAACGCCAACGCCGTGTTGCTCGCGGTCTGGCCGCTTGCAACCTACTGCTTCCTGCGCGCCTTTGAAACGAGGGCGCCGCTCTGGGCGATTGCTGCGGGTGTCACGGCGTCGCTTGCAATGCTGGGCAAGTATTACTCCATCTTTCTGATTGCCAGCTTCGCGTTGTCGGCAATCATCCATCCCTCGCGGCGAGCCTATTTCACGTCCAGTTCGCCCTGGATCTCTGCTGCCGTCGGGCTGATTGTGCTATCTCCGCATCTGCACTGGCTGGCCACGACAGGCGCGGAGCCTGTCCATTATGCCGCGACGCATGTGGGAGCCGATTTCCCCCACTCGCTGCGGGATGCCGTCAATTTCCTGTTGGGCCTTGCTGCGGCGACGAGCGTGTCCGCCGTGACGTGGGCGATGATCGCCGGGTATCGAATCAAGCGCCTTCCGCGGGATCTCGCGGCGGCGGATCCCAACCTGAAGCTCATCGGCCACGTCGCGATCGGCACGATCGCTCTTCCTTTCATCACGTCCATATTCCTTGGCACCGACTTGCCGTCGCTATGGGCGCTTCAGGGATTGTTCCTGCTCGCCGTGCCGGTCGTGTGCAGCACGCGTTATCGGATCGAGCGGTTCTACACGGTCAATGCAGCGCTCCTGGTTGCCGGAATTGCAATCGTCGCCGCCGTGTTGGCGGCCCCAGCCCATGCGCTCTACCGCAACAGCTACGGTTATGAGGAAGGGCGAAACGTCTATCACCAGGCCGCAGACAAACTCACCCGGCTGTGGCACGAGCAGATGGGCACGCCGCTGTCGATCGTCGGCGGCAACGATAGCCTTGGGGTCGCGGTGGCCTTCTACAGCTCCGATCACCCGTATTATGGCGATCCTTACGCCTACCAATATTCATTGGCACTGCCTCGCGAGGTGACACCGGTGCGCGGCTGGGCAGCGCTCTGTTTCGACGACCAGGACGATTGCCTTGAATGGACCGGGCGAATGGCGGCTCACGCCGGAAGCTATGTCAAGCGCGAGTTTTCCGTTCAATCGAGCCTGTTCGGAATTCCAGGCATCAGGCGAAACCTCGTTGCATTCCTGGTGGCACCGCTTCGTGAGCCGGACGATGCACCGTCAAGCCTCGTCAACGATGCCGGTCAGGGCGGAGGACGTGTTTCTCCGCAAGCAGATCCGCCGCTCCGCGCGGAGCCGGATGTCGCACTGCCGGAAAATCAGCCGCCGGGAAATGCGCCGCAGACCAACGATCCAGGAGCCAACATGCTGGTGGATCAGCGAGCCGCAAGGCTCTTCGTCGTGCTGCGTTGA
- a CDS encoding response regulator transcription factor: MRVLVVEDDPQLGPWLRDTLATAFGASDMVTTLEEGRAAVAVRSFELVVIDRGLPDGDGLALLRDLKQQKPSPATIVLTALDDPLDIARALDDGADDYVAKPFEPIELIARAKAVLRRLFLDRGAIVRIGNLSYDVLNREVCVDHAPIVVPRRELAILEAMVRRIGRVVLRETLEVAAYSFDDEIQSNAIEAHVSRLRRRLRAANCKVVIKPVRGLGYLLSGE; encoded by the coding sequence GTGCGAGTTCTGGTCGTGGAGGATGACCCTCAGCTTGGGCCATGGCTGCGGGATACCTTGGCTACGGCCTTCGGCGCATCCGACATGGTCACGACGCTTGAAGAGGGTCGCGCCGCAGTCGCCGTGCGAAGCTTTGAACTCGTCGTGATCGACCGTGGACTGCCGGATGGCGACGGTCTGGCGTTGCTGCGCGATCTCAAGCAGCAGAAGCCCAGCCCCGCGACAATCGTGCTGACGGCGCTTGATGACCCCCTCGATATTGCGCGCGCCCTCGACGACGGGGCGGACGACTACGTGGCCAAGCCATTCGAACCGATCGAGCTGATCGCGCGAGCCAAGGCGGTGCTGCGACGTCTCTTTCTGGATAGAGGGGCGATCGTTCGCATCGGCAATCTGAGCTACGACGTGCTCAATCGCGAGGTCTGCGTCGATCACGCGCCGATTGTTGTCCCGCGGCGTGAATTGGCGATTCTGGAGGCGATGGTCCGGCGCATTGGGCGCGTCGTCCTGCGCGAGACCCTCGAAGTCGCAGCTTACAGCTTTGACGACGAGATTCAATCAAACGCGATCGAGGCTCACGTGTCGCGGCTGCGCCGGCGCCTCCGCGCGGCCAACTGCAAGGTCGTCATCAAACCGGTCCGTGGCCTCGGATATCTGCTGAGTGGCGAATGA